One genomic region from Sphingomonas paeninsulae encodes:
- a CDS encoding competence/damage-inducible protein A gives MADRIWTAALVVIGDEILSGRTQDKNISQIALWLNLQGIRLGEVRVVPDVEDAIVEAVNQLRARNDYLFTTGGIGPTHDDITVDAIAKALGVPVVFHPKAVAVLEGYYETRGGATPMRLRMARVPEGASLIENRMSGAPGICHGNVFIMAGVPHITAMMLDALSGKLEGGKPLLSHTVGCWIAESEVAELLRATEKAHEECQIGSYPFFRDGKTGANFVIRSTETAAIDACAHDLVTQLAAIGHPTVDGGI, from the coding sequence TTGGCCGACCGCATCTGGACCGCCGCGCTTGTGGTGATCGGCGACGAAATCCTTTCAGGCCGCACGCAGGACAAGAATATCTCGCAAATCGCGCTGTGGCTGAACCTTCAGGGGATCAGGCTGGGCGAAGTTCGCGTTGTTCCTGATGTCGAGGACGCCATTGTCGAAGCGGTAAATCAGCTTCGCGCCCGCAACGACTATCTGTTTACGACGGGTGGGATTGGTCCGACGCACGATGACATCACTGTCGATGCCATTGCAAAGGCGCTCGGCGTACCCGTGGTTTTCCACCCAAAGGCGGTCGCCGTGCTCGAGGGCTATTACGAGACGCGTGGTGGTGCGACCCCGATGCGTCTGCGTATGGCGCGCGTTCCAGAGGGCGCGTCGCTGATCGAAAACCGGATGTCGGGAGCGCCGGGTATCTGCCACGGTAATGTCTTCATCATGGCGGGTGTGCCGCACATCACCGCGATGATGCTTGATGCGTTGTCGGGTAAACTCGAAGGCGGAAAGCCGCTGCTGTCGCACACCGTCGGTTGCTGGATCGCCGAAAGCGAAGTTGCCGAACTCCTCCGCGCCACTGAAAAAGCGCATGAAGAGTGCCAGATCGGCAGTTATCCATTCTTCCGCGATGGCAAGACCGGCGCGAACTTCGTGATCCGGTCGACCGAGACTGCCGCGATCGACGCCTGCGCGCATGATCTGGTCACGCAACTTGCCGCGATCGGTCATCCTACAGTGGATGGCGGGATTTAG